In Lolium rigidum isolate FL_2022 chromosome 7, APGP_CSIRO_Lrig_0.1, whole genome shotgun sequence, the DNA window actcctcctcgtcctcctcggcctcctcctgcgACTCCGGCGGCAGGACCGCGCGccggccgcccccgccgtcgcGGTCCCCGCTGCGCACGCGCTCCGCGCCCGTGGCCAGCCTCCTCCACCTCATCTCCAGCAAGCATCCCGGCGACTGCAGGAACGGCGCGCCGCCCAGGCGGCAGCCGCTCCTGACCCGcgtctcctcctcgtcctcggcatcctcctcggaCTCCGGCAGGACCTCCCGCGCGCCGTGGCATCCGCGCGCCCCCGCCCGGCATCGCCCCGCGGTGGCCGCCGAGAGCCCCCGCGTCAGCGCGTCCGGCCGCGTCGTGTTCCGGGGCCTCGAGCGGTGCTCCAGCACGCCCGCGGGGGCGGGCATCGGCGGCGGGGCGCGGCGACCGCGGCCCAGGGGCATGGAGCGGTCCTACTCGACCAATGTGCGCGTGGATCCGGTGATCAACGTCTTCGGGTTCGGGCATCTGTTCTTTCCGTCCTCGCcggccaaggagaagaagacggaCGTCGCCGGCCGGAGGAACAGGCCGGAGAAGCTGGCGATCGTGCTCAGAGATCCGCAGGATTAGGTGGTGGCCGTGCTGGAAAATAATGCATCAGATTCTTCTTGTCGCCGATCATTCTTGATGTTTTGTGcaaatttttcttttctttttcagttGCTGTAATATACACCACGCCGGTTGTTAGAACTAGATCTCCCAAGTGTTTTTCAGTGACTCTGAATCTACTCTGAACTCGTTTCAGAACGTCTCCATGAACATAATAAGAACACCACGGTTACAAAATCCAGCTAGATTCAAGCTTGAAGAGCATCCATGAGAAATTGTACATCAAGATGCCATGTGTGTACTTTTAAAAACTGGAAACCAAGATGTAATGTCAAATCACAACAGTTGGAGCAACGGGACAGCAAAGTTTTTGAAATATTTGTGGGTGTCCCCGACAGTAGAATAGAATAGGGTGCAGTGACTGGCCTGCTGCAGCTTGGCAGGAAGGAGAAGTGCGTGGAGATGGATAGGCCCCGTGATCTGTGCTCTGCTAGCTGCCCCCACCCTCCCCACCGGTGCTACAATTCAAATGCCTTTTAAATTTGTACTATATGCACTGACAGACCTGCATATGCAttccgggttttttttttttcaaagagAAACGTGCATGGGCAGTATGGGATGGTTCTGATTTGAAATCGTTCCTTTACTCGTAGTGTTGGCGACAGACATGAGGATCTCTCGGGAGTCGGGACTGATGGGTTGATGGCTCCTACTATGCTTCCTACCAGGCTACCACCTGGTGATTTTGACCAAGATATGGTTATTTGGTGGAAAAAGTCTATTTGAAACCTTGAACTCGTAGAGGTTTGGTGAGATGAACCCTGAACTTTAAATCCTTGTTCTTTGTACCCTAAACTATCGAATCCCGGTCTAAATTAAACCTTGGAGCTGTTTGACCACATTGACTGATGCCACATAAGCAATAAGTTTATAGAAAAGACCCTACATTATTATCTATTGCAATCACGTGGTCCCTAGCTATCTGCGTCACACGGGAAAGAAAACGCGACGGTAATTCCGCTCGGCCCGCTCGACAAGCCTGCTCGCCCGCTCGGCTGCGCTCAGCTCGCCGCGCCTTGGTTGCCCACGCGCGCCCACTCTTGGCAGTGCCCAACAGCTCGCTCGCATCCTCCCGCCTCTCGCACCTGCATGCCTGCTTTGATACATGCTTGGACTGGGATGTTCTACGCCGATGCGTGCGGTGTTTCTTGCGCGTGCCGTAGCTAGCTGAGCGCATGTGCTGCTAGCTAGCATGTGGCTCCAAACACGGACCATAGCTGCTCCGACCCGGCGTGACGC includes these proteins:
- the LOC124671347 gene encoding uncharacterized protein KIAA1522-like, translated to MTAAVAVSAPDPFSFHPSIAPLPPPPADAEGSDFEFRIPAAAAVLSAADELFSGGKLVPLLPPPPAPLPSLSCSPPPCQEEEPLPEPASPRAPRCAGRRWRDLLLLVTKKPKPAGEGACRTEASLGRRPLLSRDSSSSSSASSCDSGGRTARRPPPPSRSPLRTRSAPVASLLHLISSKHPGDCRNGAPPRRQPLLTRVSSSSSASSSDSGRTSRAPWHPRAPARHRPAVAAESPRVSASGRVVFRGLERCSSTPAGAGIGGGARRPRPRGMERSYSTNVRVDPVINVFGFGHLFFPSSPAKEKKTDVAGRRNRPEKLAIVLRDPQD